The Candidatus Dechloromonas phosphoritropha genome includes a region encoding these proteins:
- a CDS encoding M23 family metallopeptidase, which yields MRCCRPDAALLPMRRLLIFWLFIACSLPEIAGAGQAYPFSISAERSGAGSDLIARNRGPAPVSVRLILSAMDNVSTTQPLPVHAVVRPYSEVLLLRIRPTYPGRGLRFSTQSTFSVGSFHAIPDPRATYRLPFANGRSFVISQASGGPLTTHTTDDSEHAVDFTMPENTPVVAARDGVVIETEAANRFGGNDKVLLARANYVRILHADETVATYAHLAPGGVRVRPGDKIRAGTVIGLSGATGYTSGPHLHFVVQKLVRRNEGFAMVSVPFRFFVGDPPYVFEPKFRQLATADYATPGKAPPLANAPQEVVLGDDGRVFQARSPRPGGQRARGSNPLVGQPPPGGTGQ from the coding sequence GTGCGCTGTTGTCGCCCCGATGCCGCCCTGCTGCCCATGCGCCGACTGTTGATCTTCTGGCTCTTCATTGCCTGCTCGCTCCCGGAAATTGCCGGCGCCGGACAGGCCTATCCGTTCTCGATAAGCGCCGAACGCAGCGGCGCCGGCAGCGACCTGATAGCCCGGAATCGCGGCCCGGCGCCGGTATCGGTACGGCTGATACTGAGCGCGATGGACAACGTCAGTACCACCCAGCCGCTGCCCGTCCATGCCGTCGTCCGCCCCTACAGTGAAGTGCTGCTTCTGCGGATCCGCCCGACCTACCCGGGACGCGGCCTGCGCTTCTCGACGCAATCGACTTTCAGCGTCGGCAGCTTCCACGCCATCCCCGACCCGCGTGCCACCTATCGCCTGCCCTTCGCCAACGGGCGGAGCTTCGTCATCAGCCAGGCGTCTGGCGGTCCGCTGACCACCCACACCACCGATGACAGCGAGCATGCCGTCGATTTCACGATGCCCGAGAATACGCCCGTTGTCGCCGCCCGCGATGGTGTGGTGATCGAGACTGAAGCGGCAAACCGCTTCGGCGGCAACGATAAGGTGCTGCTGGCCAGGGCCAACTACGTCCGCATCCTGCATGCCGACGAAACCGTGGCGACCTACGCTCATCTGGCGCCCGGCGGGGTCCGCGTGCGTCCGGGAGATAAGATAAGGGCCGGAACCGTCATCGGGCTTTCGGGCGCCACCGGCTACACTTCCGGCCCGCACCTGCACTTCGTGGTCCAGAAACTGGTGCGCAGGAACGAAGGGTTTGCGATGGTTTCGGTGCCCTTCCGCTTCTTTGTCGGCGATCCGCCCTACGTCTTCGAGCCGAAGTTCCGCCAGTTGGCGACGGCCGACTATGCGACGCCCGGCAAGGCACCGCCGCTTGCCAACGCCCCACAGGAAGTCGTCTTGGGGGATGATGGGCGGGTCTTTCAGGCCCGTTCGCCGCGCCCCGGAGGTCAACGAGCCCGTGGCTCAAATCCCCTCGTGGGACAACCGCCGCCGGGCGGCACTGGCCAGTGA
- a CDS encoding adenylosuccinate synthase, whose translation MAKNVIVVGTQWGDEGKGKIVDWLTDHAQGVVRFQGGHNAGHTLVVGEQVYKLNLVPSGIVRDGVKCYIGNGVVLDIHHLLAEIAKLEEGGIEVRSRLKISPGCPIILPYHSAIDKAREDAKADDQKIGTTGKGIGPTYEDKVSRRGLRVYDLFNPERFAGKLQEVLAYHNFVLTEYFKAPAVDYQMVLDQAMADAEQIRPLVADVSAALYAANQAGQNLLFEGAQGALLDIDHGTYPFVTSSNCVAGQASAGAGIGPGMLHYVLGITKAYCTRVGGGPFPSELDIDTAGAPGYQMSQVGREFGTVTGRKRRCGWFDAAALRRSGRINGLTGLCITKLDVLDGLAELRICNGYRLDGKVLDLLPIGADEVARCEPIYETMPGWSETTFGAKRWQDLPANAQAYLNRLEELCQVPVAIISTGPERDETILRQHPFE comes from the coding sequence ATGGCCAAGAACGTTATCGTGGTCGGCACCCAGTGGGGTGACGAAGGAAAGGGCAAGATCGTCGACTGGCTGACTGACCATGCGCAGGGGGTCGTGCGTTTTCAGGGCGGGCACAATGCGGGGCACACCCTGGTCGTCGGTGAACAGGTCTACAAGCTGAATCTGGTGCCCTCGGGCATCGTCCGCGACGGGGTCAAGTGCTACATCGGCAACGGCGTGGTGCTCGATATCCACCACCTGCTGGCCGAAATCGCCAAACTCGAAGAAGGGGGCATCGAAGTACGCTCGCGCCTCAAGATCAGCCCCGGCTGCCCGATCATCCTGCCTTACCATTCCGCCATCGACAAGGCGCGCGAGGACGCCAAGGCAGATGACCAGAAGATCGGCACGACCGGCAAGGGTATCGGACCGACCTATGAGGACAAGGTTTCGCGGCGCGGCCTGCGCGTGTATGACCTGTTCAACCCGGAGCGCTTCGCCGGGAAACTGCAGGAAGTCCTCGCCTATCACAACTTCGTGCTGACCGAGTATTTCAAGGCACCTGCAGTCGACTATCAAATGGTGCTCGATCAGGCGATGGCCGACGCCGAGCAGATCCGCCCGCTGGTGGCCGACGTCTCGGCGGCACTCTACGCGGCCAACCAGGCCGGCCAGAATCTGCTGTTCGAGGGCGCGCAGGGCGCCTTGCTCGATATCGACCACGGCACCTACCCGTTCGTGACATCCTCGAACTGCGTTGCCGGTCAGGCTTCCGCAGGCGCCGGCATTGGTCCCGGCATGCTGCACTATGTGCTGGGCATTACCAAGGCTTACTGCACCCGTGTCGGCGGCGGTCCCTTTCCGAGTGAACTCGACATCGACACCGCCGGCGCGCCGGGTTATCAGATGTCGCAGGTCGGCAGGGAGTTCGGCACGGTCACCGGGCGCAAGCGCCGTTGCGGATGGTTCGATGCCGCGGCGCTGCGTCGTTCCGGCCGCATCAACGGCCTGACCGGGCTGTGCATCACCAAGCTCGACGTGCTCGACGGCCTCGCGGAACTCAGGATCTGCAACGGCTATCGGCTTGACGGCAAGGTCCTCGATCTGCTGCCCATAGGCGCCGACGAAGTCGCTCGTTGCGAGCCGATCTACGAAACGATGCCCGGCTGGTCGGAAACGACCTTCGGCGCCAAGCGCTGGCAGGATCTGCCGGCCAATGCCCAGGCCTACCTCAATCGTCTGGAGGAGCTTTGTCAGGTGCCGGTTGCCATCATCTCGACCGGTCCCGAACGCGACGAGACCATTCTCAGGCAGCATCCCTTCGAGTAA
- a CDS encoding ATP phosphoribosyltransferase regulatory subunit, whose product MNWLLPEYMADALPAEAERIECLRRTLLDHFRGHGFEFVIPPMLEYLESLLTGAGQNLNLRTFKLADQLSGRTMGVRADITPQAARIDAHLLNHCGVTRLCYCDSVLHTLPASISASRQPLQIGAELYGHAGIAADLAMIRLLAGALATIEVPVNRIDLGHVGIFRALAEAAGLPRESEETVRGLLQAKDVPGLVEACAEVPSPIREALRRLPQLYGGVELLDRAATELPVLPAIAAALADLSHLVAQASDLPFSLDLSDLRGYHYHNGVVFAAYCPDYPAAVALGGRYDGAGKVFGRARPATGFSMDLREVARLAPAGKLSRAILAPRAAHDQELAAHIAALREQGEIVVELLPGETACEGPVCDRKLAQVGARWIIEAIQED is encoded by the coding sequence ATGAACTGGCTGTTGCCCGAATACATGGCCGATGCGCTTCCCGCCGAGGCCGAACGCATAGAGTGCCTGCGCCGGACCTTGCTCGACCATTTTCGCGGTCACGGCTTCGAATTCGTCATACCGCCGATGCTCGAATACCTGGAGTCGCTGCTGACCGGGGCTGGGCAGAATCTCAACCTGCGCACCTTCAAGTTGGCCGACCAGCTTTCCGGGCGCACCATGGGCGTTCGCGCTGACATCACGCCGCAGGCCGCCCGCATCGATGCGCACCTGCTCAACCATTGTGGAGTGACCCGTCTGTGCTACTGCGACAGCGTGCTGCATACCCTGCCGGCGAGTATTTCGGCCAGCCGCCAGCCGTTGCAGATCGGCGCCGAACTCTACGGCCATGCCGGCATTGCCGCCGACCTGGCGATGATTCGCCTGTTGGCAGGCGCGCTGGCGACGATTGAGGTGCCGGTCAATCGCATCGATCTTGGCCATGTAGGCATTTTCCGGGCCCTGGCCGAAGCGGCCGGGCTGCCACGGGAATCCGAAGAGACGGTTCGCGGCCTGTTGCAGGCCAAAGATGTTCCAGGGCTGGTCGAAGCTTGCGCCGAAGTGCCTTCACCCATCCGGGAAGCCCTGCGGCGACTGCCGCAACTTTACGGCGGCGTCGAATTGCTTGACCGCGCCGCCACCGAACTGCCGGTACTCCCGGCCATCGCCGCAGCGCTCGCGGATTTGAGCCATCTCGTGGCACAGGCTTCAGACCTGCCGTTTTCCCTCGATCTTTCCGATCTGCGCGGTTATCACTATCACAATGGTGTGGTCTTCGCCGCCTACTGCCCCGACTATCCGGCAGCCGTCGCGCTGGGCGGCCGCTACGATGGCGCCGGCAAGGTCTTCGGACGGGCGCGTCCGGCGACCGGCTTCTCGATGGATCTGCGCGAAGTGGCGCGCCTGGCGCCGGCCGGGAAGCTGTCGCGGGCCATCCTGGCGCCGCGTGCCGCGCATGATCAAGAACTTGCCGCACACATCGCCGCGCTGCGCGAGCAGGGAGAAATCGTCGTCGAGCTGCTGCCAGGGGAAACCGCCTGCGAAGGGCCGGTCTGCGACAGAAAGCTCGCACAGGTCGGCGCCCGCTGGATCATCGAAGCAATACAAGAGGACTAG
- a CDS encoding DUF2065 domain-containing protein: MTSTLLLAFALMLVLEGLMPFVAPAAWRETFRRLVQLTDGQIRFIGLTSMIIGLILLMVFS, translated from the coding sequence ATGACCTCGACGCTGCTGCTGGCCTTCGCGCTGATGCTGGTGCTCGAAGGCCTGATGCCCTTCGTCGCGCCGGCTGCCTGGCGTGAGACCTTCCGCCGCCTCGTCCAACTTACGGACGGGCAGATACGCTTCATCGGCCTCACTTCGATGATCATCGGCCTGATTCTGCTCATGGTTTTCTCATGA
- the hflC gene encoding protease modulator HflC yields the protein MNSRFNLLAVVAVTVLAVVAMSMFTVDQRQYALVFQLGEVKRIITEPGLNFKIPMIQNVRYFDRRILTLDNNDPERFITSEKKNVLVDSFVKWRIVDPKLYYVSVGGDEARAKTRLNQTVNAGLREEFGKRTVHDVISGERDQIMEDMRVKADADARKIGVQIVDVRLKRVELPNEVSEAVYRRMEAERKRVANELRSEGAAEAEKIRADADRQREVIVANAYRDAQKIKGEGDAQATAIYAQAFNQNPEFYAFYRSLEAYRGSFQNKSDLLVVEPNSEFFKYMKGTGRGNDKGK from the coding sequence ATGAACTCGAGATTCAACTTGCTGGCGGTGGTTGCCGTCACCGTCCTGGCCGTGGTCGCCATGTCGATGTTTACCGTCGATCAACGTCAGTACGCGCTGGTTTTCCAGTTGGGTGAAGTCAAGCGGATCATCACCGAGCCGGGTCTGAACTTCAAGATCCCGATGATTCAGAATGTCCGCTATTTCGACAGGCGCATCCTTACCCTCGACAACAACGATCCGGAACGCTTCATCACGTCCGAGAAGAAGAACGTGCTGGTCGATTCGTTTGTCAAGTGGCGTATCGTCGATCCCAAGCTCTACTACGTATCGGTGGGTGGCGACGAAGCGCGCGCGAAGACCCGCCTGAACCAGACGGTGAACGCCGGCTTGCGCGAAGAATTCGGCAAGCGCACGGTGCATGACGTGATTTCCGGCGAGCGCGATCAGATCATGGAAGACATGCGTGTCAAGGCAGATGCCGATGCGCGCAAGATCGGCGTACAGATCGTCGATGTACGCCTGAAGCGGGTCGAACTGCCGAACGAAGTGAGTGAGGCGGTCTATCGGCGCATGGAGGCTGAACGCAAGCGCGTCGCCAACGAGCTACGTTCGGAAGGAGCAGCGGAAGCCGAGAAGATTCGTGCCGATGCCGATCGCCAGCGCGAAGTCATCGTTGCCAACGCCTATCGCGATGCGCAGAAGATCAAGGGGGAGGGCGATGCCCAGGCAACAGCCATTTATGCTCAGGCGTTCAACCAGAACCCCGAATTCTATGCCTTCTACCGCAGCCTGGAAGCCTATCGCGGTAGCTTCCAGAACAAGAGCGACCTGCTGGTCGTCGAGCCCAATTCCGAATTCTTCAAGTACATGAAGGGTACCGGGCGCGGCAACGACAAGGGCAAATGA
- the hflK gene encoding FtsH protease activity modulator HflK, producing the protein MSLNDPQWGNRGSDDGDKPGGGPRRPNQGPPDLEELWRDFNRRLNGMFGKKGGGGGNNGGGGNGPRLPQIDFNPKFLGGGVGLLAALAVVIWLASGFYIVDASQRGIVLQFGSYKETTEPGLRWRFPYPIQSVDLVNLTGVRTVEIGYRGSERNKVLKEALMLTDDENIVNIQFAVQYFLKDPSEYLFNNRHPEDAVMGAAESAVREIVGKSRMNFVLYEGREQIAAQAAQLMQEILDRYKSGILISKVTMQNAQPPEQVQAAFDDAVKAGQDRERQKNEGQAYANDVIPRAKGTSARLMEEASGHKQRVISTAEGDASRFKQVQVEYAKAPEVTRQRMYLETLQQVYSNTSKVMIDAKGQGNLLYLPLDKLMQGAAAAAASPVASDPVAAPQAPARPAPATSNESPPQLDNSLNSQGRAREPALRSRDREAR; encoded by the coding sequence ATGTCTCTCAACGACCCGCAATGGGGCAACCGTGGCAGTGACGACGGCGACAAGCCCGGCGGTGGACCGCGCCGGCCCAATCAGGGGCCGCCCGACCTCGAAGAATTGTGGCGCGACTTCAACCGCAGGCTCAACGGAATGTTCGGCAAAAAGGGCGGCGGAGGCGGCAATAACGGCGGTGGCGGCAACGGGCCGCGCCTGCCGCAGATCGACTTCAATCCGAAATTCCTCGGTGGTGGCGTCGGCCTGCTTGCCGCACTGGCGGTCGTGATCTGGCTGGCTTCCGGCTTCTATATCGTTGATGCCTCGCAACGCGGCATCGTGCTCCAGTTCGGCAGTTACAAGGAAACCACCGAGCCAGGCCTGCGCTGGCGCTTTCCTTATCCCATCCAGTCGGTCGATCTGGTCAATCTGACCGGCGTGCGAACGGTGGAAATCGGCTACCGCGGCAGCGAGCGCAACAAGGTCCTGAAAGAGGCGCTGATGCTGACCGATGACGAGAACATCGTGAATATTCAATTTGCGGTTCAGTATTTCCTCAAGGACCCGAGCGAGTATCTGTTCAACAATCGTCATCCAGAAGATGCGGTCATGGGTGCCGCCGAGTCGGCTGTCCGTGAAATTGTCGGCAAGAGTCGAATGAACTTCGTTCTCTATGAGGGTCGCGAACAGATCGCTGCACAGGCCGCCCAACTGATGCAGGAGATTCTTGACCGCTACAAGAGCGGCATCCTGATTTCCAAGGTTACCATGCAGAATGCCCAGCCCCCAGAGCAGGTGCAGGCCGCTTTCGACGATGCGGTCAAGGCCGGCCAGGACCGCGAGCGTCAGAAGAACGAAGGCCAGGCCTATGCCAATGATGTCATTCCCAGGGCCAAGGGAACGTCGGCGCGTCTGATGGAAGAAGCCAGCGGTCACAAGCAGAGAGTAATATCGACCGCCGAGGGCGATGCCTCGCGTTTCAAACAGGTACAGGTCGAGTATGCCAAGGCGCCGGAGGTGACGCGTCAGCGCATGTACCTCGAAACCCTGCAACAGGTGTATTCCAATACGAGCAAGGTCATGATCGATGCCAAGGGGCAGGGGAATCTGCTCTATCTGCCGCTCGACAAGTTGATGCAGGGCGCCGCCGCTGCTGCCGCCTCGCCAGTCGCTTCCGACCCGGTCGCGGCGCCCCAGGCACCGGCTAGGCCGGCGCCGGCGACCTCCAATGAATCACCACCCCAGCTCGACAATTCCCTGAACAGTCAAGGCCGTGCGCGCGAGCCTGCCCTGCGTTCTCGTGACCGGGAGGCCCGTTGA
- the hflX gene encoding GTPase HflX — MNERPTAGERAVVVQLDFGQGDLADQLDEVRLLVQSAGGLVVAEVFGRRHSPDAKTFAGKGKVEEIAAMLAAGEADLVIFNHQLSPAQERNLERELNCRVIDRTSLILDIFALRAASAEGKLQVELAQLEYLSTRLVRGWTHLERQRGGIGLRGPGEKQLETDRRLLGNRIKLLRERLKKLSRQRGVQRKARQRGDVLNVSLVGYTNAGKSTLFNALTHAGVFAADRLFATLDTTSRRLWIEGAGNVVISDTVGFIRDLPHSLIDAFHATLEAAAFADLLLHVVDSASHARDEQMFEVNKVLEEIGASKVRQLVIWNKIDLTEAAPGVERDEYGSISRVRVSARSGEGLELLRDSLAEYALAKAETLDNELAAAARDAQPEYIS; from the coding sequence ATGAATGAACGTCCCACGGCCGGTGAGCGGGCGGTGGTCGTTCAGCTTGATTTCGGCCAGGGTGATCTCGCGGATCAGCTTGATGAAGTGCGGCTGCTGGTCCAATCGGCGGGTGGCTTGGTCGTTGCCGAAGTATTCGGTCGGCGCCACAGTCCCGACGCGAAGACTTTCGCCGGCAAGGGCAAAGTCGAGGAGATCGCCGCCATGCTGGCGGCCGGCGAGGCGGATCTGGTGATTTTCAACCATCAGCTGTCGCCGGCGCAGGAACGCAATCTCGAGCGCGAACTCAATTGTCGCGTGATCGACCGGACCAGCCTGATTCTCGACATTTTCGCCCTGCGCGCCGCGAGCGCCGAGGGCAAGCTGCAGGTCGAGCTGGCCCAGCTCGAGTACTTGTCGACCCGGCTGGTGCGCGGCTGGACTCACCTCGAACGCCAGCGCGGAGGTATCGGCCTGCGCGGACCGGGAGAAAAGCAGCTCGAGACCGACCGTCGTCTGCTCGGCAACCGCATCAAGCTGCTCAGGGAGCGCCTGAAGAAGCTGTCGCGGCAGCGCGGCGTGCAACGCAAGGCGCGGCAGCGCGGCGACGTGCTCAATGTGTCGTTGGTCGGCTACACCAATGCCGGCAAGTCAACACTATTCAACGCGTTGACCCATGCCGGAGTCTTTGCCGCCGATCGACTTTTCGCGACGCTCGATACCACGTCACGCAGGTTGTGGATCGAGGGTGCCGGCAACGTCGTCATTTCCGATACCGTCGGTTTCATCCGCGATCTGCCACATTCGCTGATCGACGCCTTCCATGCGACGCTGGAAGCGGCTGCCTTTGCCGACTTGCTTCTCCATGTCGTCGATAGCGCCAGCCATGCCCGCGACGAGCAAATGTTCGAGGTGAACAAGGTTCTTGAGGAAATCGGCGCCAGCAAGGTACGGCAGCTGGTAATCTGGAACAAGATCGACCTGACCGAAGCCGCGCCTGGAGTCGAGCGTGACGAATATGGTAGTATTTCGCGCGTTCGAGTCAGTGCGCGGTCAGGCGAGGGCCTGGAACTGCTGCGTGATTCCCTGGCCGAATATGCTCTGGCCAAGGCAGAAACTCTCGACAACGAACTGGCGGCCGCCGCTCGCGATGCCCAACCCGAATACATAAGCTGA
- the hfq gene encoding RNA chaperone Hfq, translated as MSNKGQLLQDPFLNALRREHVPVSIYLVNGIKLQGQVESFDQYVVLLKNTVTQMVYKHAISTVVPSRPVSLQQEQAAE; from the coding sequence ATGAGTAACAAAGGGCAATTGCTCCAAGACCCCTTTCTCAACGCGCTTCGTCGCGAGCACGTCCCGGTTTCCATCTATCTGGTCAATGGCATCAAGTTGCAGGGTCAGGTGGAATCTTTCGATCAGTATGTCGTGCTGCTCAAGAACACGGTTACCCAGATGGTCTACAAGCACGCGATTTCCACTGTGGTGCCTTCCCGTCCGGTCAGCCTCCAGCAAGAACAGGCGGCTGAATAA
- the der gene encoding ribosome biogenesis GTPase Der, which yields MKPTLVLVGRPNVGKSTLFNRLTRSRDALVADLPGLTRDRHYGHGRLGSKPYLVVDTGGFEPLAKDGIVRQMARQAEQAIAEADAVIFVVDGRSGVTPLDKEIADKLRRAARPVVVAVNKAEGMKSGMVEADFHELGLGEPNAISAAHGEGVRDLVDLALASFPEPEEDEEKSAAVRVAIVGRPNVGKSTLINALLGEERVIAFDAPGTTRDSIEIDFERGGRQYVLVDTAGMRKRGKVFESIEKFSVVKTLKAIEDANVVILMVDAQADVSDQDARIADFIVESGRALVVAVNKWDGLDSYAREQTRTILQHKLKFLDFAKFHFISAKQNVGLEALFRSVNAAYAAAMAKMSTPRLARVLADAVARQPPPRHGMFRPKPRYAHQGGSNPPIIVVHGNAVDQIGDSYRRYLESTFREAFKLQGTPLRIQFVTSKNPFADNNKK from the coding sequence ATGAAGCCAACCCTCGTTCTCGTCGGTCGGCCCAATGTCGGCAAGTCGACGCTGTTCAATCGCCTGACACGGTCGCGGGACGCCCTCGTCGCCGACTTGCCGGGGCTGACGCGCGACCGCCATTACGGGCACGGAAGACTGGGAAGCAAGCCCTACCTGGTGGTCGATACCGGCGGTTTCGAACCGCTGGCCAAGGACGGTATCGTTCGCCAGATGGCGCGCCAGGCTGAACAGGCCATCGCCGAGGCCGATGCAGTGATTTTCGTCGTCGATGGCCGCTCCGGCGTGACTCCGCTCGACAAGGAAATCGCCGACAAACTGCGCCGCGCGGCGCGGCCGGTGGTGGTTGCGGTCAACAAGGCGGAAGGCATGAAATCCGGGATGGTCGAGGCGGATTTCCACGAACTCGGCCTCGGCGAGCCAAATGCCATTTCCGCCGCCCACGGCGAGGGGGTCCGCGATCTGGTCGACCTGGCCCTTGCCTCCTTTCCCGAGCCGGAAGAGGACGAAGAGAAATCCGCAGCGGTGCGAGTCGCCATTGTCGGTCGCCCGAACGTCGGCAAGTCGACGCTGATCAACGCCCTGCTCGGCGAGGAGCGCGTCATCGCCTTCGATGCGCCGGGGACGACGCGCGATTCGATCGAGATCGATTTCGAACGCGGCGGCCGTCAGTACGTGCTCGTTGATACCGCGGGCATGCGCAAGCGCGGCAAGGTGTTCGAGTCGATCGAGAAATTTTCGGTAGTCAAGACGCTGAAAGCCATCGAGGATGCCAATGTCGTGATCCTGATGGTCGATGCGCAGGCTGACGTTTCCGACCAGGACGCCCGCATCGCCGACTTCATTGTGGAGTCCGGGCGGGCACTGGTGGTTGCCGTCAACAAGTGGGACGGGCTCGATTCCTATGCCCGCGAGCAGACCCGCACCATTCTCCAGCACAAGCTGAAGTTCCTCGACTTCGCGAAATTCCATTTCATTTCGGCCAAACAGAATGTCGGACTCGAGGCCCTGTTCCGCTCGGTCAATGCCGCCTATGCCGCAGCGATGGCCAAGATGTCCACGCCGCGCCTGGCGCGCGTGCTGGCCGATGCGGTGGCCCGGCAGCCACCGCCGCGGCACGGCATGTTCCGGCCGAAGCCGCGTTATGCCCACCAGGGGGGATCCAATCCACCGATCATTGTAGTCCATGGCAATGCCGTCGACCAGATCGGGGACAGCTACCGGCGCTACCTGGAGAGCACGTTTCGCGAAGCTTTCAAACTGCAGGGCACACCATTGCGCATCCAGTTCGTCACCAGCAAGAATCCCTTTGCGGACAATAACAAGAAGTAA
- the bamB gene encoding outer membrane protein assembly factor BamB, translating into MTSRLLSLLACASLFVGGCSTMSDAFDSINPFASSGPKMAKLEPVSPTINVRDQWSASIGKAGNYIFRPAVVDNAVFVAARNGEISKLVDGRKEWTINAGQQLSAGVGADSRLVVVATGKGDVLAFAASDGQPRWTAKVSSEVLAAPAVGADGVVVKSGDNRVVLLDAGDGSRKWVYQRSTPTLALRSAAPPVFADRFVFVGFPGGKLVALAIQNGAAVWEGPVASPKGATELDRVADIVSVPAIDGRQICAVAFQGRVACFDMGQGGALLWARDISSAAGLALSDRYLFVTDERGAVHALDRTSGSSLWKQDKLLNRRVSGPAVQGRVVAVGDAEGVVHFLARDDGSFVARQKTDGAPIRTPIQTMGTSFLVQTGGGNVSAIEAR; encoded by the coding sequence ATGACTTCACGTCTCCTATCGTTGCTGGCTTGCGCCAGCCTGTTCGTCGGCGGATGCTCGACGATGTCCGACGCCTTCGATTCGATCAACCCCTTCGCTTCATCGGGGCCGAAGATGGCGAAGCTGGAACCGGTCAGCCCGACCATCAACGTTCGCGATCAATGGTCGGCGAGCATCGGCAAGGCTGGCAACTACATCTTCAGGCCGGCGGTGGTCGACAACGCGGTCTTCGTTGCCGCCCGCAATGGCGAGATCAGCAAGCTGGTTGATGGGCGCAAGGAGTGGACGATAAACGCCGGCCAACAACTGTCGGCAGGCGTCGGAGCCGATTCCCGACTCGTGGTGGTGGCGACTGGCAAGGGCGATGTCCTGGCATTCGCCGCCAGCGACGGTCAGCCGCGGTGGACCGCCAAGGTGTCGAGTGAGGTTCTGGCGGCGCCAGCGGTCGGGGCCGATGGTGTCGTCGTCAAGAGCGGCGACAATCGCGTGGTTCTGCTCGACGCCGGTGACGGTAGCCGCAAATGGGTCTATCAGCGGTCGACGCCGACGCTTGCGCTGCGCAGCGCAGCGCCGCCGGTATTTGCCGACCGCTTCGTCTTCGTCGGGTTTCCCGGCGGCAAGCTGGTCGCCCTGGCGATCCAGAACGGCGCGGCGGTCTGGGAAGGGCCCGTCGCTTCGCCCAAGGGGGCGACTGAACTCGATCGCGTTGCCGATATCGTCTCGGTCCCGGCGATCGACGGACGGCAGATCTGCGCGGTGGCCTTCCAGGGCCGCGTCGCCTGTTTCGACATGGGGCAGGGCGGCGCGTTGCTCTGGGCACGCGACATTTCCTCCGCTGCGGGACTGGCGCTCAGCGACCGCTATCTTTTCGTCACCGACGAGCGCGGTGCCGTCCATGCGCTCGATCGCACCTCCGGATCCAGTTTGTGGAAACAGGACAAGTTGCTCAATCGCCGCGTTTCCGGTCCGGCTGTCCAGGGTCGCGTGGTCGCCGTCGGCGATGCCGAGGGAGTTGTCCATTTTCTGGCGCGTGACGACGGCAGCTTCGTGGCGCGCCAGAAGACCGATGGCGCCCCGATTCGGACACCGATCCAGACGATGGGCACGAGCTTCCTGGTGCAGACTGGCGGCGGCAATGTCAGCGCGATCGAGGCGCGATGA